In Agromyces archimandritae, one genomic interval encodes:
- a CDS encoding sensor histidine kinase, producing the protein MNENEAAAGRAPASTPERRFRARLLAAAVGVAVVLYAVSVPIGAAVYGVNVAAMFALALLTCGAIPLAVRMPWVAAVAASVSANVFTGLSAGSADAPWPWPVTTIIAAAAMLIVAGLTRPWWTGLGSWAIVALPLVPWGFRDAGAAADAIAAAAIALLALAAAIAIAARRTIARELFQEREHAAEIDERRVLVEERNRIARELHDVVAHGLSLIHVRATSAPYRVEGLPPEATAEFGEIAASARTALGEMRQLLAVLRSEETVAESAPQPGIPELDALIDSVESAGVPVERSIGAGLPDAGILSTTVYRIVQESLSNTVRHAPGAAASVDVDRRDGRITVRVVNGPAPQGDARVTARAERETGGGHGLIGMRERATALGGQVEYGETADGGFRVLAVLPAGERPDDEERP; encoded by the coding sequence CCGGGCGCGCGCCGGCATCCACCCCCGAACGGCGGTTCCGTGCGCGGCTGCTGGCGGCGGCGGTGGGGGTCGCCGTCGTGCTGTACGCGGTGTCGGTGCCGATCGGTGCCGCCGTGTACGGGGTGAACGTGGCGGCGATGTTCGCGCTGGCGCTGCTGACGTGCGGGGCGATTCCGTTGGCGGTGCGGATGCCGTGGGTCGCCGCCGTGGCGGCATCCGTCTCCGCGAACGTGTTCACGGGCCTGTCGGCCGGTTCCGCCGATGCGCCCTGGCCGTGGCCGGTGACGACGATCATCGCCGCCGCCGCGATGCTCATCGTGGCCGGCCTGACCCGCCCGTGGTGGACGGGGCTCGGCTCGTGGGCGATCGTCGCGCTGCCGCTCGTGCCGTGGGGGTTCCGGGATGCCGGTGCCGCCGCCGACGCGATCGCCGCGGCCGCCATCGCGCTCCTCGCCCTCGCGGCGGCGATCGCCATCGCCGCGCGTCGCACGATCGCCCGCGAACTGTTCCAGGAGCGCGAGCACGCCGCCGAGATCGACGAACGCCGGGTGCTCGTCGAGGAACGCAACCGCATCGCCCGCGAACTGCACGACGTCGTCGCGCACGGCCTCTCCCTCATCCATGTGCGGGCGACGAGCGCTCCGTACCGAGTCGAGGGCCTGCCGCCCGAAGCGACCGCCGAGTTCGGCGAGATCGCCGCGTCGGCGCGCACCGCGCTCGGCGAGATGCGGCAACTGCTCGCGGTGCTCCGCAGCGAAGAGACGGTGGCCGAGTCGGCGCCGCAGCCGGGCATCCCCGAGCTCGACGCCCTCATCGACTCGGTCGAGAGCGCCGGCGTGCCCGTCGAACGCAGCATCGGCGCGGGCCTGCCGGATGCCGGGATCCTGTCGACGACGGTGTACCGGATCGTGCAGGAGTCGCTCAGCAACACCGTGCGGCATGCGCCGGGCGCCGCGGCATCCGTCGACGTCGACCGCCGCGACGGCCGGATCACGGTGCGCGTCGTGAACGGCCCCGCACCGCAGGGCGATGCCCGCGTCACCGCGCGCGCCGAGCGGGAGACGGGCGGCGGCCACGGCCTCATCGGGATGCGCGAGCGGGCGACCGCGCTCGGCGGGCAGGTGGAGTACGGTGAGACCGCCGACGGCGGGTTCCGGGTGCTCGCGGTGCTGCCGGCCGGCGAACGGCCCGACGACGAGGAGCGCCCGTGA
- a CDS encoding response regulator: MTISILIADDQAMVRAGFAAVLGAQPGIEVLGQAADGAEAVRLARELRPDVVVMDVRMPEMNGIEATRALQTPPRGTDYRPRILMLTTFDIDDYVHEALRAGASGFLLKDATPDELTNAVRVVAGGEALLAPSVTRRLIEEFARADAAPKPDPSRLNGLTDREREVLTLVGRGRSNAEIAKELFIAEQTTKTHVSKILQKLGLRDRVQAVVLAYDTGLVRPGE, from the coding sequence GTGACGATCTCGATCCTCATCGCCGACGATCAGGCGATGGTGCGCGCCGGGTTCGCCGCCGTCCTCGGCGCCCAGCCCGGCATCGAGGTGCTCGGGCAGGCCGCCGACGGCGCCGAGGCGGTGCGGCTCGCGCGCGAGCTGCGGCCCGACGTCGTCGTCATGGATGTGCGGATGCCGGAGATGAACGGCATCGAGGCCACGCGCGCCCTGCAGACGCCGCCGCGCGGCACCGACTACCGGCCGCGCATCCTCATGCTCACGACCTTCGACATCGACGACTACGTGCACGAGGCGCTCCGGGCCGGCGCGAGCGGGTTCCTGCTGAAGGATGCGACGCCCGACGAGCTCACGAACGCGGTGCGCGTCGTCGCCGGCGGCGAGGCGCTGCTCGCGCCGAGCGTGACCCGGCGCCTCATCGAGGAGTTCGCGCGGGCGGATGCCGCCCCGAAACCCGATCCATCGCGCCTGAACGGCCTCACCGATCGTGAACGCGAGGTGCTCACCCTCGTCGGCCGCGGCCGCTCCAACGCCGAGATCGCCAAGGAACTCTTCATCGCCGAGCAGACGACGAAGACGCATGTGAGCAAGATCCTGCAGAAGCTCGGCCTGCGCGACCGGGTGCAGGCCGTCGTCCTCGCCTACGACACGGGGCTCGTGCGGCCCGGCGAATAG
- a CDS encoding acyltransferase family protein: protein MTLADERRATRPAPGTAPGGAPGTAPGLTGSAPASTAPARDRSIDAVRAGLLIVVVALHAVMVGVGLAADGSPALGNALEHRPGFAPASWFVQIMPLFFVVGGFASLHHWRSMRGRGDTPAAYVRARVERLVRPAVWMVGIVAALLATAAVAGLPGELVAEAGFRIGQPLWFLAVYIACSALVPLMTRWHERAPFRAPLVLAAAASGVDAARLATGLEGLGFLNLLFVWLLMRQLGFLLADGFVDRLPASTRIAAAAAAVAALAVCFATGAYSPDMYENLNPPNVTLVLLGVAQLALVSLARPAIARVAARPRIARAVRTLGASSMTVYLWHLPVMVLVAGLILAGHSAYGLPVPDPLSAEWWISRPLWLVAVGLALAPVVRATRRFEGAPASTRERTATPARSALAAASGTVGTGVVLVFGFGALPASLALALYGIALTAGRGSAREPRTRG from the coding sequence ATGACCCTCGCAGACGAACGCCGCGCAACGCGGCCCGCGCCCGGCACGGCGCCCGGCGGCGCGCCCGGCACCGCGCCCGGCCTGACCGGCAGCGCCCCGGCATCCACCGCACCCGCACGCGACCGTTCGATCGACGCGGTCCGGGCCGGCCTGCTCATCGTGGTCGTCGCCCTGCACGCCGTCATGGTCGGCGTCGGCCTCGCCGCCGACGGATCCCCCGCGCTCGGCAACGCCCTCGAGCACCGGCCGGGTTTCGCGCCGGCGAGCTGGTTCGTGCAGATCATGCCGCTGTTCTTCGTCGTCGGCGGCTTCGCGAGCCTCCACCACTGGCGGTCGATGCGCGGCCGCGGCGACACGCCCGCCGCGTATGTGCGCGCCCGCGTCGAACGGCTCGTGCGGCCGGCCGTGTGGATGGTCGGCATCGTCGCCGCCCTCCTCGCGACCGCCGCCGTCGCCGGCCTGCCGGGCGAACTCGTCGCTGAGGCCGGCTTCCGCATCGGGCAGCCGCTGTGGTTCCTCGCCGTGTACATCGCCTGCTCGGCGCTCGTGCCGCTCATGACCCGGTGGCACGAACGCGCGCCGTTCCGGGCGCCGCTCGTGCTCGCCGCGGCCGCCTCGGGTGTGGATGCCGCACGCCTGGCCACCGGCCTCGAAGGCCTCGGGTTCCTGAACCTCCTCTTCGTCTGGCTGCTGATGCGGCAGCTCGGCTTCCTCCTCGCCGACGGGTTCGTGGATCGCCTGCCGGCATCCACCCGCATCGCCGCCGCGGCCGCCGCCGTCGCCGCGCTCGCCGTCTGCTTCGCCACCGGCGCCTACTCGCCCGACATGTACGAGAATCTGAACCCGCCGAACGTGACGCTCGTGCTGCTCGGTGTCGCCCAGCTCGCGCTCGTCAGCCTCGCCCGGCCCGCCATCGCCCGCGTCGCCGCACGGCCCCGCATCGCCCGCGCCGTGCGCACCCTCGGGGCGAGCTCGATGACCGTCTACCTCTGGCACCTGCCCGTCATGGTGCTCGTGGCCGGGCTCATCCTCGCCGGCCACAGCGCCTACGGCCTGCCCGTGCCCGACCCGCTGTCGGCGGAATGGTGGATCAGCCGGCCCCTGTGGCTCGTCGCCGTCGGGCTCGCGCTCGCGCCCGTGGTGCGGGCGACGCGGCGGTTCGAGGGTGCGCCGGCATCCACTCGGGAACGCACCGCGACCCCCGCACGCTCGGCCCTCGCCGCCGCGAGCGGCACCGTCGGCACCGGCGTGGTCCTCGTCTTCGGGTTCGGGGCGCTGCCCGCCTCGCTCGCGCTCGCCCTCTACGGCATCGCCCTCACCGCCGGCCGCGGGTCTGCCCGCGAACCCCGTACGAGGGGGTAG
- a CDS encoding collagen-binding domain-containing protein, giving the protein MTRTRTRNRTIGALGALALGGLIALPGLVPPTAEAAPIAAVNPVTLGERANSGFLVFVRGDVQLGPSSDEAEGTIAAGGDLRFHQAYNVAAGRPPASTFRSPGDDADTYLYVGGRVSWGASSSALSIHNGGYVKIAGGDFDVLHKNPNSTEIVRPGETSPDASPRIFNDRIAQPAASVADTTGAPDFDAAFARYTELSSGFGQCTPSNELLDGPGENALPVPRPIDRHVSQVYLDLIPGRTNVVTMTGAELANIDQIGFLNGQRATRDTPVLINIVGGDFEGPIPRQGWDASQAPYVLFNFPDASRVHVTANTAELNGTLYAPAARVAWQATQNISGNVIAAEFVHGLDRAAGLAGHSRELHELPFDAELSCDENTGRLTLVKEVLGSDEDPRSWTLTGTAADGETISGSTGDPAVTGAEVPAGQHVLEESGGPADVDDYVVGGWMCGPRGEEGSLVMEGGVVTVPPGGDIVCTIVNTYAPPTPEPTPTPTPEPGPSPTPGPTETPEPSPTPGPTETPEPAPTPTPPVTPTPTPTEPEPTEPEPTTPGPTTPGPAPETNAPETTEPETTAPETTAPETTAPETSAPETTAPETSAPAPGSTEPETPAPAPATPSPGPGGVAGTGVDPWPLAGLAAILLAAGLGFALRRRPSTHD; this is encoded by the coding sequence GTGACCCGAACTCGCACCCGGAACCGCACCATCGGCGCACTCGGAGCGCTCGCGCTCGGCGGGCTCATCGCCTTGCCCGGCCTCGTGCCGCCGACCGCAGAAGCCGCACCGATCGCCGCCGTCAACCCGGTGACGCTCGGCGAACGCGCCAACTCCGGCTTCCTCGTGTTCGTGCGCGGCGACGTGCAGCTCGGCCCGAGCAGCGACGAAGCCGAGGGCACCATCGCCGCCGGCGGCGACCTGCGGTTCCACCAGGCGTACAACGTGGCCGCCGGGCGACCGCCCGCATCCACGTTCCGCTCCCCGGGCGACGACGCCGACACCTACCTCTACGTCGGCGGCCGCGTCTCATGGGGCGCGAGCAGCAGCGCCCTCAGCATCCACAACGGCGGATACGTCAAGATCGCCGGCGGCGACTTCGACGTGCTGCACAAGAACCCCAACTCGACCGAGATCGTCCGCCCCGGCGAGACGAGCCCCGACGCGAGCCCGCGCATCTTCAACGACCGCATCGCCCAGCCCGCGGCATCCGTCGCCGACACCACCGGCGCCCCCGACTTCGACGCCGCCTTCGCCCGCTACACCGAGCTGTCGAGCGGGTTCGGCCAGTGCACCCCGAGCAACGAACTCCTCGACGGGCCCGGCGAGAACGCCCTGCCCGTGCCCCGCCCCATCGACCGGCACGTCTCGCAGGTCTACCTCGACCTCATCCCCGGCCGGACGAACGTCGTCACCATGACCGGGGCGGAACTGGCCAACATCGACCAGATCGGATTCCTCAACGGCCAGCGCGCCACCCGCGACACGCCCGTGCTCATCAACATCGTCGGCGGCGACTTCGAAGGCCCGATCCCGCGTCAGGGGTGGGATGCCTCCCAGGCACCCTACGTGCTCTTCAACTTCCCCGACGCATCCCGCGTGCACGTCACCGCCAACACCGCGGAACTGAACGGCACCCTCTACGCGCCCGCCGCACGCGTCGCCTGGCAGGCCACCCAGAACATCTCCGGCAACGTCATCGCCGCCGAGTTCGTGCACGGGCTCGACCGGGCCGCAGGCCTCGCCGGCCACTCGCGGGAACTGCACGAACTCCCCTTCGACGCCGAACTCTCCTGCGACGAGAACACCGGACGCCTCACCCTCGTCAAAGAAGTCCTCGGCTCCGACGAGGATCCCCGCTCCTGGACCCTCACCGGCACCGCCGCCGACGGCGAGACGATCTCCGGCTCGACCGGAGACCCCGCCGTCACCGGCGCCGAAGTGCCCGCCGGGCAGCACGTGCTCGAAGAATCCGGCGGCCCGGCCGACGTCGACGACTACGTCGTCGGCGGGTGGATGTGCGGACCGCGGGGCGAGGAGGGCTCGCTCGTCATGGAGGGCGGCGTCGTGACCGTGCCGCCGGGAGGCGACATCGTGTGCACCATCGTGAACACGTACGCGCCGCCGACGCCGGAGCCGACGCCCACGCCTACGCCGGAGCCGGGGCCCTCGCCTACGCCGGGGCCGACGGAGACTCCGGAGCCCTCGCCTACGCCGGGGCCGACGGAGACTCCGGAGCCCGCGCCCACGCCCACGCCGCCGGTGACGCCTACGCCGACGCCTACGGAGCCGGAGCCGACGGAGCCGGAGCCGACCACGCCTGGGCCGACCACCCCGGGGCCGGCGCCCGAGACGAACGCTCCGGAGACGACCGAGCCCGAGACCACGGCGCCGGAAACGACGGCTCCCGAGACGACGGCTCCCGAGACGAGCGCGCCCGAGACGACGGCGCCCGAGACGAGCGCACCGGCCCCCGGCTCGACCGAGCCCGAGACGCCCGCCCCCGCCCCGGCGACGCCCTCGCCCGGGCCCGGCGGCGTCGCCGGAACCGGCGTCGACCCGTGGCCGCTCGCCGGACTCGCCGCGATCCTCCTGGCCGCCGGACTCGGCTTCGCCCTCCGCCGCCGCCCGTCCACGCACGACTGA
- a CDS encoding IclR family transcriptional regulator: MRASEKAPAAAATLGILTHLAGQRGPVPAATIAAALDLPRSTVYQLLAVLAEHGFVVHLPEERRYGLGVAAFELSSGFSRQEPLARLGRPLVAQLVDRVAESGHLAVLHGRDVVYLVEERAPRRPSLVTDVGVRLPAHLTATGRAMLALLPAAQLRALYPDRAAFEGRGSADWTYRRLKQELAETRERGWSTEHGEVTDGLASVGAAVVDHLGWPAAAVAVTFPAGRGEPDGLPALVRGTARTLSERIHGTGR; encoded by the coding sequence ATGCGCGCATCCGAGAAGGCACCGGCCGCGGCGGCGACCCTCGGCATCCTCACCCACCTCGCCGGCCAGCGCGGCCCCGTGCCCGCCGCGACGATCGCCGCAGCCCTCGACCTGCCGCGTTCGACCGTCTACCAGCTGCTCGCGGTGCTCGCCGAGCACGGCTTCGTCGTGCACCTGCCCGAGGAGCGCCGGTACGGTCTCGGGGTCGCCGCCTTCGAGCTGTCGAGCGGCTTCTCGCGCCAGGAACCGCTTGCCAGGCTCGGCCGCCCCCTCGTCGCCCAGCTCGTCGACCGGGTCGCCGAGAGCGGGCATCTCGCCGTGCTGCACGGGCGCGATGTCGTCTACCTCGTCGAGGAGCGCGCCCCGCGTCGCCCCTCGCTCGTCACCGACGTCGGCGTGCGGCTGCCCGCGCATCTGACGGCGACCGGTCGGGCGATGCTCGCCCTCCTGCCGGCGGCGCAACTGCGGGCGCTCTACCCGGATCGTGCGGCGTTCGAGGGGCGCGGATCCGCCGACTGGACGTACCGCCGCCTGAAACAGGAACTCGCCGAAACCCGCGAGCGCGGCTGGTCCACCGAGCACGGCGAGGTCACCGACGGGCTCGCCTCGGTCGGGGCGGCCGTCGTCGACCATCTCGGGTGGCCCGCCGCGGCCGTCGCGGTGACCTTTCCGGCGGGCCGCGGCGAACCCGACGGACTGCCCGCCCTCGTGCGCGGCACTGCGCGCACCCTCTCCGAGCGCATCCACGGCACCGGGCGCTGA
- the hutH gene encoding histidine ammonia-lyase, producing MSTPVTVGTGPLTIDEVVAVARHGAEVRIDPDALAGVTASRAIVEALAGDPDPHYGISTGFGALATTFIAADRRAQLQASLIRSHAAGSGAEVETEVVRALMLLRLSTLMTGRTGVRAVTAETYAAMLNAGIAPIVREYGSLGCSGDLAPLAHVALAAMAEGEVRVSGPRKAAAPASEEHRSEPRPAEDLGQDNPPTSADPSTRMPAADALAAAGIRPLRLVEKEGLALINGTDGMLGMLALAADDLARLLRTADIAAAMSVEGLLGTDRVFADDLQRLRPQRGQRSAAANIRRVLGGSPIVASHKGPEDGRVQDAYSLRCAPQVHGAARDTLEHARGVAEAELASAIDNPVLTPDGRIESNGNFHGAPVAYVLDFLAIAVADVASMSERRTDRFLDPARNHGLPPFLAHEVGVDSGLMIAQYTAAGIVSELKRLAVPASVDSIPSSAMQEDHVSMGWAAARKLRRAIDGLARVLAIEIMTAARGIRLREPLEPAVASGAVLALVGSRPGPDRVVSTEIEETVRLVTSGAVLGAVVDAVGPLE from the coding sequence ATGAGCACTCCCGTCACCGTCGGCACCGGCCCCCTCACGATCGACGAGGTGGTCGCCGTCGCCCGCCACGGCGCCGAGGTGCGCATCGACCCCGACGCGCTCGCCGGCGTCACCGCGAGCCGCGCGATCGTCGAGGCCCTCGCCGGCGACCCCGACCCGCACTACGGCATCTCGACCGGCTTCGGCGCCCTGGCGACCACGTTCATCGCCGCCGACCGGCGCGCGCAACTGCAGGCGAGCCTCATCCGCTCGCACGCGGCCGGCAGCGGCGCCGAAGTCGAGACCGAGGTGGTGCGCGCCCTCATGCTGCTGCGGCTGTCGACCCTGATGACGGGCCGCACGGGCGTGCGCGCGGTCACCGCCGAGACGTACGCGGCGATGCTGAACGCCGGCATCGCGCCGATCGTGCGGGAGTACGGCTCCCTCGGCTGCTCGGGCGACCTCGCCCCGTTGGCGCATGTGGCGCTCGCGGCGATGGCCGAAGGCGAGGTCCGCGTCAGCGGGCCTCGCAAGGCGGCAGCCCCAGCGAGCGAGGAGCACCGCTCCGAGCCGCGTCCCGCGGAAGACCTCGGACAGGACAACCCTCCGACGAGCGCCGACCCGAGCACCCGCATGCCCGCCGCCGATGCCCTCGCAGCCGCCGGCATCCGCCCCCTGCGCCTCGTGGAGAAGGAGGGGCTCGCCCTCATCAACGGCACCGACGGCATGCTCGGGATGCTCGCGCTCGCCGCCGACGACCTCGCCCGGCTGCTGCGGACGGCCGATATTGCGGCGGCGATGAGCGTGGAGGGGCTGCTCGGAACCGACCGCGTGTTCGCCGACGACCTGCAGCGCTTGCGGCCGCAGCGGGGGCAGCGGTCGGCGGCGGCGAACATCCGCCGCGTGCTCGGCGGTTCGCCGATCGTCGCGAGCCACAAGGGCCCCGAGGACGGCCGGGTGCAGGATGCGTATTCGCTGCGGTGCGCGCCGCAGGTGCACGGTGCTGCCCGCGACACGCTCGAGCATGCCCGCGGGGTCGCCGAGGCGGAGTTGGCGAGCGCGATCGACAATCCGGTGCTGACGCCCGACGGGCGGATCGAGTCGAACGGTAATTTCCACGGTGCGCCGGTCGCGTACGTGCTCGACTTCCTGGCGATCGCGGTCGCGGACGTGGCGTCGATGAGCGAGCGGCGCACGGACCGGTTCCTGGATCCGGCCCGCAATCACGGCCTGCCGCCGTTCCTCGCGCACGAGGTCGGCGTCGATTCGGGCCTCATGATCGCCCAGTACACGGCGGCGGGCATCGTCAGCGAGCTGAAGCGGCTCGCGGTGCCGGCGTCGGTCGATTCGATTCCGTCGTCGGCGATGCAGGAGGACCATGTGTCGATGGGGTGGGCGGCGGCCCGGAAGCTGCGGCGTGCGATCGACGGGCTCGCCCGGGTGCTGGCGATCGAGATCATGACGGCGGCCCGCGGCATCCGTCTGCGGGAACCCCTCGAGCCTGCCGTCGCGTCGGGCGCGGTGCTCGCGCTGGTCGGTTCGCGCCCGGGGCCCGACCGCGTCGTGTCGACCGAGATCGAGGAGACGGTGCGGCTCGTGACTTCGGGGGCGGTGCTCGGCGCGGTGGTGGATGCCGTGGGCCCGCTCGAATGA
- a CDS encoding peptidoglycan DD-metalloendopeptidase family protein has translation MLGARGLGRWIAALGLAALVAASTTVPAATAVEETPVEGSAAPTDPAPTDPGGTPAPSEPGETPDPTDPGETPDPTDPGETPDPTDPGTPTPTPTPTPDPTDPATPTPTPTPTPTPTQTPTPKPGAESSGETVVEGPLLTTDAPIVRITASADRDVAKLLTARTRLAKAQQKLQTTKDELEAAKRAEQANERLAEQVEEAAGRARETADTAARLYLRAARGPAAGANALDVMTGSGDLLDGLAAVDRLNGRTGDVSELLARAADREDEAADLEARAAAAWQKTQDVGVTRYEAAAATAQRAFATAKTSLTELQSSVASAASATVLSLPADSGQLSTQGWSWPVTGRITDGYGPRPDLPIAGVNEFHRGTDIGTECGSPVFAATAGTVVAAGPNGSYGNWVLIDHGSGVSTGYAHLATDAGILVEIGDEVEAGGLIGRAGSTGASTGCHLHFEVRLGGVAVDALPFLAASGVSLG, from the coding sequence ATGCTCGGTGCTCGCGGACTCGGCCGGTGGATCGCGGCCCTCGGTCTCGCGGCGCTCGTCGCGGCATCGACGACCGTGCCGGCGGCGACGGCGGTCGAGGAGACGCCCGTGGAAGGATCGGCCGCGCCGACCGACCCGGCGCCGACGGATCCCGGCGGTACGCCCGCGCCGAGCGAACCGGGCGAGACCCCCGACCCGACGGACCCGGGCGAGACCCCGGACCCGACCGACCCGGGCGAGACCCCGGACCCGACCGATCCGGGCACCCCGACGCCCACCCCGACGCCGACGCCCGATCCCACCGACCCGGCCACTCCGACACCCACTCCGACGCCCACGCCGACGCCCACGCAGACCCCGACGCCGAAGCCCGGAGCGGAGTCCTCCGGCGAGACGGTCGTCGAGGGCCCCCTGCTCACGACGGACGCCCCGATCGTGCGCATCACGGCATCCGCCGACCGCGATGTCGCCAAGCTCCTGACCGCCCGCACCCGGCTCGCGAAGGCGCAGCAGAAGCTGCAGACGACGAAGGACGAGCTCGAGGCCGCCAAGCGTGCCGAACAGGCCAACGAACGCCTCGCCGAGCAGGTCGAGGAGGCCGCCGGCCGTGCTCGCGAAACCGCCGACACCGCCGCACGCCTCTACCTGCGCGCCGCCCGCGGGCCGGCCGCCGGTGCGAACGCGCTCGACGTGATGACCGGCAGCGGCGACCTGCTCGACGGTCTGGCCGCCGTCGACCGGCTGAACGGCCGCACCGGCGACGTCTCCGAACTGCTCGCCCGCGCCGCCGACCGCGAGGACGAAGCCGCAGACCTCGAAGCACGCGCCGCCGCCGCCTGGCAGAAGACGCAGGACGTCGGCGTGACGCGCTACGAGGCGGCCGCCGCGACCGCCCAGCGGGCGTTCGCGACGGCGAAGACGAGCCTCACCGAGTTGCAGAGCTCGGTGGCGTCCGCGGCATCCGCCACGGTGCTCTCGCTCCCGGCGGACTCGGGGCAACTGAGCACGCAGGGCTGGTCGTGGCCGGTGACGGGGCGGATCACCGACGGCTACGGGCCGAGGCCGGATCTGCCGATCGCCGGCGTGAACGAGTTCCACCGCGGCACCGACATCGGCACCGAATGCGGCTCGCCCGTCTTCGCGGCGACCGCCGGCACCGTCGTGGCCGCCGGCCCGAACGGCAGCTACGGCAACTGGGTGCTCATCGACCACGGTTCGGGGGTGAGCACCGGGTATGCGCACCTCGCCACCGACGCCGGCATCCTCGTCGAGATCGGCGACGAGGTCGAAGCCGGGGGCCTCATCGGCCGGGCCGGCTCGACCGGCGCATCGACCGGCTGCCACCTGCACTTCGAGGTGCGCCTCGGCGGCGTCGCCGTGGATGCGCTGCCCTTCCTCGCCGCGAGCGGCGTCTCGCTCGGCTGA
- a CDS encoding L-ribulose-5-phosphate 4-epimerase has translation MLEELKERVCEGNLALARAGLVAWTGGNLSARDEEHGVIVIKPSGVRYEEMTPSDMVVVALDGRIVEGERGPSSDTRSHLGIYANRADIHSVVHTHSRYATAFAAVGKPIPCVLTAIADEFGGPVPCGDYAPIGGDAIGTEVVAKIGRSPAILMRQHGVFTIGPTIDKALQAAVMVEDVAHTVAIAMGIGEVAVLPDAEIEANFDRYRNRYGTEAASHGVSR, from the coding sequence GTGCTCGAAGAACTCAAGGAACGGGTGTGCGAGGGCAACCTCGCGCTGGCGCGCGCCGGGCTGGTCGCATGGACCGGGGGGAACCTCTCGGCCCGCGACGAGGAGCACGGAGTGATCGTGATCAAGCCCTCGGGAGTGCGGTACGAGGAGATGACCCCCTCCGACATGGTCGTGGTCGCCCTCGACGGCCGGATCGTCGAGGGCGAGCGCGGCCCGTCCTCCGACACCCGATCGCACCTCGGCATCTACGCGAACCGGGCCGACATCCACTCGGTGGTGCACACCCACTCCCGCTATGCGACGGCGTTCGCCGCGGTGGGCAAGCCCATCCCGTGCGTGCTGACCGCGATCGCCGACGAGTTCGGCGGGCCGGTGCCGTGCGGCGACTACGCCCCGATCGGCGGCGACGCCATCGGAACAGAGGTCGTCGCGAAGATCGGGCGCTCGCCGGCGATCCTCATGCGCCAGCACGGCGTCTTCACGATCGGCCCGACGATCGACAAGGCGCTGCAAGCCGCGGTCATGGTCGAGGACGTCGCGCACACCGTCGCGATCGCGATGGGAATCGGCGAGGTGGCCGTGCTGCCGGACGCGGAGATCGAGGCCAACTTCGACCGCTACCGCAATCGCTACGGGACGGAGGCCGCCAGTCACGGCGTGAGTCGCTGA
- a CDS encoding L-ribulose-5-phosphate 3-epimerase, giving the protein MNGASAAPQIALGIYEKALPWRGDWDTLFSDARRAGFSFVDLSVDETPARRARLDWSPETRSAVRDAAARQGVRLGGLCLSVHRAIGPGAADAQTRAEADRIFTQGIGLCRDLGIPVLQVAGYYAYYEPADDGQRDRYVASLRRAASIAARAGVLLGIENVDGSDVTSVSRGMNIVREIDSPWVQLYPDIGNIAEQQLDELEELRSGEGHMLAIHIKDVRVGEPRRVPLGEGIADFSRAFGELSRQGWSGRMMIEMWNDDAPDSVERCVHARTIVERWLGQAGFDIVAA; this is encoded by the coding sequence GTGAACGGGGCATCCGCCGCTCCCCAGATCGCCCTGGGGATCTACGAGAAGGCCCTGCCCTGGCGGGGGGACTGGGACACCCTGTTCTCCGATGCCCGGCGGGCGGGTTTCTCGTTCGTCGACCTCTCCGTCGATGAGACGCCCGCCCGTCGCGCCCGCCTCGACTGGTCGCCCGAGACGCGGTCGGCCGTCCGTGACGCCGCCGCGCGGCAGGGAGTGCGGCTCGGGGGACTGTGCTTGTCCGTCCATCGCGCGATCGGTCCGGGGGCCGCCGACGCGCAGACGCGCGCAGAAGCCGATCGCATCTTCACCCAGGGCATCGGACTGTGCCGCGACCTCGGCATCCCCGTGCTGCAGGTGGCCGGATACTACGCGTACTACGAGCCGGCCGACGACGGTCAGCGCGATCGCTACGTCGCATCCCTCAGACGGGCCGCGTCGATCGCAGCGCGAGCCGGCGTGCTGCTCGGCATCGAGAACGTCGACGGCAGCGACGTCACCTCGGTCAGCCGGGGCATGAACATCGTGCGGGAGATCGACTCGCCATGGGTGCAGCTGTACCCCGACATCGGCAACATCGCCGAGCAGCAGCTCGACGAACTGGAAGAGCTGCGCTCCGGCGAAGGGCACATGCTCGCCATCCACATCAAAGACGTCCGTGTCGGGGAACCCCGGCGCGTGCCGCTGGGGGAGGGCATCGCGGACTTCTCCCGAGCGTTCGGCGAGCTGTCGCGCCAGGGCTGGAGCGGCCGGATGATGATCGAGATGTGGAACGACGACGCCCCCGATTCCGTCGAGCGGTGCGTGCACGCCAGGACCATCGTCGAGCGCTGGCTCGGCCAAGCGGGCTTCGACATCGTCGCCGCCTGA